In Sedimenticola thiotaurini, the following proteins share a genomic window:
- a CDS encoding LysE family translocator — MSVTEYLTFLLIALVATVSPGPAVLLAMTNAVTLGVRITLVAILGNVTGILLLAALSSVGLGALLHASEELFLLIRWLGGLYLIYLGVRLWRSGGLNMTAGEVSPGSWRRHPLRLYLQAFTVAVSNPKAIVFCTALFPQFIEPGAAMWGRFALLAGSFGLLSFTCLTAYALLASHSRRLAGGLVGSHGFVRLTGALFVGFGSLMMAGSR; from the coding sequence ATGAGTGTTACCGAGTACCTGACTTTCCTGCTGATCGCCCTGGTCGCGACCGTCTCGCCGGGGCCGGCGGTGCTGCTGGCCATGACCAATGCGGTGACCCTGGGGGTGCGCATCACCCTGGTCGCCATCCTGGGCAATGTCACCGGCATCCTGCTGCTGGCGGCACTCTCATCGGTGGGTCTGGGCGCCCTGCTGCACGCTTCAGAGGAGCTCTTCCTGCTGATTCGCTGGCTCGGGGGGCTCTACCTGATCTACCTGGGGGTGCGGCTGTGGCGCTCCGGTGGTCTGAATATGACGGCGGGGGAGGTGTCCCCGGGAAGCTGGCGTCGGCATCCGCTGAGGCTCTATCTCCAGGCGTTCACTGTAGCGGTGAGCAATCCCAAGGCGATTGTCTTCTGCACCGCCCTGTTTCCCCAGTTTATCGAGCCGGGTGCCGCCATGTGGGGTCGGTTTGCCCTGCTCGCAGGTAGTTTCGGTCTGCTCTCGTTCACCTGTCTTACCGCCTACGCCCTGTTGGCCAGCCACAGCCGACGACTGGCCGGTGGGTTGGTGGGCAGTCATGGGTTTGTGCGTCTGACCGGCGCCCTGTTTGTCGGCTTCGGCTCGCTGATGATGGCCGGGAGCCGTTAA